CCGGGACTTCCTCGCCATCTACCGGCTCACCGCCACCTACGAGTTCCCCTGGGACTTCACCCGCGCCCTGGAGCTCGCCCTCTTCCGTACCTACGCCGTGCCCTCCATCGGCAGCCTGCTGGCCCGGACCGCCGAGTTCACCGACCGTGCGCAGCGCCGCTACGACGACACCGCGCTGCTCCTCGACGCGGTCGTCGAGCACGGCTTCGAGAGCGACACCGCACGCACCGCGATCCGTCGCGTGAACCAGATGCACCGCAGCTACGACATCTCCAACGAGGAGATGCGCTACGTCCTGTCCACGTTCGTCGTCATCCCGGCGCGCTGGCTCGACGCCTACGGCTGGCGCCCGCTGACCCACCACGAGCGCCGGGCCGCCGCCCGCTACTACGCCACCCTCGGCCGCCACATGGGGATCACGGACATCCCCGACACCTTCGAGGAGTTCGAAGCCACCCTGGACGCGTACGAGAAGGCGTGGTTCGGCTGGGACGAGGGCGGCCGCAAGGTCGCCGACTCCACCCTCGACCTGATGGCCTCCTGGTATCCGGCGCCCCTCGCCCCCGCCGTCCGCGGCGCGGGCCGCGCCCTCCTGGACGACCCCCTGCTCGACGCCTTCCGCTACGACCGTCCGGACCCGCGCGTGCGGAGGCTGGTCCGCGGCGCCCTGCGCCTGCGCGGCCGCGCGGTACGGCTGCTCCCGCCGCGCGGGACCCCGCACTACGCGCGGCAGAACCGGGAGGTCAAGAGCTATCCCGGGGGCTACGACGTGGGCGAGCTCGGCACGTTCCCGCTGGCCGCGTCGGGCGGCTGCCCCGTGCCGCACCCCCGACGGCCGAGCGGAGCGGAGGCTCAGCCTCCGGCGTGATCCCGGAGGCGTCCGCGAGTCCGGGGCGCGCGGCCCGCGTACCCGACGCGGCGGCCGGCGCGGCCCGCGCCGCTGCGCCCGGCCCGCGCCGCTGCGCCCGGGCCGGGCCGGCGGCCCGGGCGCCCGCCGGCCGTCTCGCGCCCGCCCGCCTCACGCCCGACGTACGGACAGCACCAGGAAACGGGCGTCCTCGTCGGCGTACGACACCAGGTCCCAGCCCGAACCGGCCAGCAGCGGGCGCAGGTTGTGCTCCGCGCGCAGGTCCTGCGAGGTCAGCTCGCGCCCGTGCCGGGCGGCGAGGGCGGCCCGCCCGATCGGGTGGAACAGTGCGAGCCGGCCGCCGGGGCGGACCACCCGGGCCAGCTCGCGCAGGTTCGCCCCCGGGTCGGGCAGGTGGGCGATCAACCCCGCCGCGAAGACCGCGTCCAACGCCCCGTCGCGCAACGGCAGCCGGGCCACGTCCGCCAGCAGCAGCGCTCCGTCCGCGGCCCGCCCGGCCCGCTGCGCGGCCGCCAGCATCTGCGGGGTCAGATCGGCGCCGAGCACCGCCCCGCCCGGCCCGACGGCCGCCCGCAGCGCGGGCAGGGCCCGTCCCGTGCCGCAGCCCGCGTCGAGCACCCGGTCCCCGGGCCGCAGTCCGGACTCGGCCACGGCGGCTGTGAAGGACGGCCCGTCTCCGGGGAACTTGCGGTCCCAGTCGGCGGCGCGCGGTCCGAAGAACTCCTGCACGTGCGTGTGGTCCTCGTTCATACGCCCATGGTCTCCCACGGGTGCCGCCCCGCACGACGCGGGTGGTGCGCGCCCCGCACGACCCGAGGCTCCGGATCGTGTGCAATCCAGTACGCGGTGTGATCGAACGTGAACGTATCCCTGTCATATTCCAGCACTTCCAGCGGCTTTCGGAACGCACCCCCTGTTCGCGACCTCACCCGGACTAGCGTCCGGTGGCCATGGGACACCTGGGCATCCGGAGCACGCCGCCTTCGTCGCCGCTGCCGTCGGCCGAGCGGATCGTGCGGGGCCTCGTCGAGGGACGGCGAGCGCTGTGACGCGAGAACGCGGGGACGGGCGGCACGGCGGCGTGGCCGGTGACGCGGTCGCCGACGGAGGGGAGGCCGAGCTCGAACCCACCGGAGGGCCCGACGCCGGACCTGGGACCCACCCCTCGGCCGGCTCCGTCGCCGATCCCGGAGACGAGGCGGATGCGGCCTCGCTCGCGTTGAAGATCCTGGTCGCGGGCGGCTTCGGGGTCGGCAAGACCACGCTCGTGGGCGCGGTGAGCGAGATCAGGCCGCTCAGGACGGAAGAGGTGCTCAGCGAGGCCGGCGAACTGGTCGACGACACGGCCGGGGTGGGCCGGAAGACCACCACGACGGTGGCCATGGACTTCGGTCGGATCACCATCCGGTCCGGTCTCGCCCTGTACCTGTTCGGAACGCCGGGGCAGGACCGCTTCTGGTTCCTGTGGGACGAACTGGCGCGCGGGGCGCTCGGCGCGGTGGTCCTCGCCGACACGCGGCGGCTGGCGGACTGCTTCCCGGCGGTGGACTACTTCGAGCACCGGCGCATTCCGTTCGTGGTGGCCGTCAACCGCTTCACCGGGGAACGGAGTTACGGGGTGTGCGACGTGGCGCGGGCGCTGGACCTGGAGCAGGGCACACCGGTGCTGCTGTGCGACGCACGGGACCAGGAATCGGGCAGGGACGTGCTGATCAGGCTGGTCGAGTACGCGGGCAGGGTGTGCGCGGCGCGGCTGCTGGACTCGGTGGAGCCGCGGGCCGACTCGGTGTGAGCCGGCCCGCGGGCGCGGGACGGGGAGGGAGGAGGCGGAAGCCGGGGGCGGCGACGGGGGCGACGCTCAGTCGGCGACGCCGGCGGTGGCGATCACCTTGTCGATCCGGACCCGGACGAGGAGTTCCCCCGGGACGGCGTTGCGGCGGCCGAAGGCCTCGGCGCGCTCCTCGCCCATGTAGCGGGCGCCGATCCGGGTCGCCCAGGCCAGCATCTCGTCCGCGCCGTCCGCGTGCCCGCTGATCTCGGCGCGTCCCTGGAGGACCACGTACGAGAAGGGCGGCCGGTCGTCGTCCACGCAGAGCGCGACCCTGCCGTCCCGGGCGAGGTTGCGGCCCTTGACCGTGTCCTCGCCGGTGTTGAACACGAAGGAGTCGCCGTCCAGCACGAACCAGACGGGAGCGATGTGCGGGCTGCCGTCCGCGCGGACGGTGGACAGCTTTCCGGTACGGGTGGAACGGGAGACGAATGCCCGCCATTCCTCTTCAGTCATCTTCTTCGCCATGGGGACATCCTCCTTGCCGGAAAGGCACTGGTGGGGAAGGCTTGCGGCACGACTACGCGGGGTGGGGCGCGGCCACGTCGGCAGCGTCTACGGGGAGGGACTCGAAATGGCACTGGACAAGCAGCTCGACTGGCTGCTGGACGACCTGACGCGCAGGGTCCAGCAGGTGAGGCACGCGGTGGTGCTGTCCAACGACGGCCTGGTGACGGGCGCCAGCGCGGGCTTGGCGCGCGAGGACGCGGAGCACCTGGCGGCGGTCGCGGCCGGTCTGCAGAGCCTGGCCAAGGGGTCGGGCCGGCACTTCCGGGCCGGTGAGGTCCGCCAGACCATGGTCGAGTACGACGAGGGGGTGCTGTTCGTCATGGCGGCGGGAGCGGGCAGTTGTCTGTGCGTGCTGAGCGCTTCCGAAGCGGACATCGGCCAGGTCGCGTACGAGATGACGCTGCTGGTCAACCGGGTCGGCGAACATCTGGGTGTCGCGGAGCGGCGGACGACGGGCGGGTGACGCGGCTGACGGCGCGGCTGGCGCGGCTGGCGCGGGTCCGGGCGGCTGACCGGGGGCCGGCGGCGGGAGTTGTCCACAGGCCTCGCCGGGTTTCGTGGCACTGAGTTACGTTCTTCACGGAGAGTGATTGTCGCTCGTGGGGGAGGAACGTGATGACGCACAGGGAGACGGCGCCGCGAGAGGGCACGGCGGCGCGGATGAGGACGCGGTCCGGTCGGAGCGCGCGGGGGGACGCGGCCCTGACCGGGGCCGTCTTCAAGGCCGTGGCCGCGGGTGCGCACATGACCGCGGACGCTCCGGGGGCGGTACGGACGGACGCGTCGGCCCCGGCACGGGCGGACGCGTCGGCCGAGGGGCCGGTGGAACCGTGGTGGGGCGGCGTGCGGGCCGCGGCCGCGCTGGGCCTGAGCCGGACCGAGTTCGCCCGGGCCGTTCAGCTGGGGATCGTACGGGTCGGCCCGCCGGCGCCCGCGGGCGGCGGGGCGCGCTACGCCCGCGCCGAGCTGGACCGGGTCAGAGCGGCCGAAGGCCCGCCGGAGGCGCTGCGCGAGCGGCTGGCGACCGTCGCCGGGGCGGAGGCCGCGGCCGCGGTGCTGAAGGTGGGACCCAGCCGCTTCACGCGGCTCGCCCGCTGCGGGCACGTGGTGCCGGTCGGCTACCGGATCAACCGCTACCGGGCCGTGGTCTGGCTCTACCTGGCCGCGGAGCTGAGGGAGTTCGCCGCCCGGGAGCCGGAACTGCTGCGCGGGGTCGCGCCCGCGGCGGACCGGGAGCTGATGGCGGCCCGGGGGGACCTGCGGCCCCGCACGTGGCGCGGTCGGCACGTCGGGCTGCTGCTGAGACGGACCGCGGACCCGTGGGAGCGGGCGGCGGTGCTGGCGTCCGTACTGCCGGAGGACGAGGTGCGCGAGGCCGCGCCCGACCCGGCGGAGCGGATCGTCCTGGCCGCGCTCGCCCCGCCCCCGCCCTACGGACACCCTCAGGTCCCCGTGGCCGCCGCCGTGGCGCAGGGCCTGCTCAAGGCCCTGCCGCCGGAGGAGGTCCGCCGGTACCGCGGCGACCTCGACCTCGCCCTGCGCGGGGCGCGCGGTCAGTCGAAGTCGACGGGGGACAGGGGGCCGACGTAGACCCAGGCCCCGTCCTCGCGGGAGAAGGCGCTGTGCTCGTGCAGCGAACCGGTGTGCCCGCCCTCGCGGTAGTGCGCCCGGAACTCGACCGCCCCCTCCGTCTCGAACATCCCGCCGCGCTCGGTGGCCAGGATCTCCAGCCGCTCCCAACGCTGCCCGGGCTCCAGGTCGAGCCGGTCCGGCCGGGTCGAGGAGTGCCAGGACCGCATCAGGTAGGCGGCATCGCCGACGGCGAAGGCGCTGAACCGCGAACGCATCAGGCGCTCGGCGGTGGGGGCCCGGCCGGCCCCGGAGTGGAAGCGGCCGCAGCACTCCGGATAGGCGGCGGGCAGCCCGCAGGGGCAGGGGAGGGCGGGGGTGGGCATGGGCGTGCTCAGTTCTCGGAGGAGGGCTCGGACGGTGCGGCGGGCCGGGCCGGGTACGGACGGAAGAGGCCCTCCTGGACCACGGAGACCAGCAGCCTGCCCTCCAGGTCGTAGATGCGGCCGCGGGCCAGGCCCCGGCCACCGTGCGCGATGGGCGACTCCTGGTCGTACAGGAACCACTCGTCCGCGCGGAAGGGCCGGTGGAACCACATGGCGTGGTCGAGGCTCGCCATGTCGAAACCGCGCATGCCCCAGAGGGGCTCCACCGGGATGCGCACGGCGTCGAGGAGGGTCATGTCGCTGGCGTAGGTGAGGGCGCAGGTGTGCACGAGCGGGTCGTCGCCCAGCGGGCCGACCGCTCGCATCCACACCGCGCTGCGCGGGTCGGCGTCCTTGAGCTCCTCGGGGCTCCAGCGGAGCCGGTCCACGTACCGGATGTCGAACGGCTGGCGGCGGGCCATCCGCTCCAGCGCCTCGGGCAGCGCGCCCAGGTGCTCGCGGATCTCGTCCGCCACCTTCGGGAGCGTGTCCGGGTGCGGGAACTCGACGCGGGGAGGGAGCTGGTGCTCGATGCCGCCCTCCTCGGGATGGTGGAAGGAGGCGGTGAGATTGAAGATCGTCTTGCCCTGCTGGACCGCGGTGACCCGGCGCGTGGTGAAGGACCGCCCGTCGCGCACCCGCTCCACCTGGTACACGATCGGCACCCCGGGGATGCCGGGGCGCAGGAAGTACGCGTGCAGCGAATGGACCGGCCGGTCGCTCTCGGTGGTACGGCCGGCGGCCACCAGCGCCTGGCCGGCGACCTGGCCGCCGAACACGCGCTGGAGCGACTCCTGGGGGCTGACGCCCCGGAAGATGTTGACCTCGATCTGCTCCAGGTCGAGCAGATCGACCAGTCTCTCTGCGGGGTTCGTCATCGGAGGGTCTCCACGTTCGGGTGCGGCGGGGCGGTGGCTGCGGGGGAGGGCGGTCGGTCGGGTGAGGTCAGAGCTGGCCGAGTTCGCCGACGGACGTGACCCGGACGACCGCCCGGCCCTCCTCGTCGGAGGCCGCGAGGTCCACCTCGGCGCTGATGCCCCAGCCGTGGTCCCCGTTGGGGTCGGCGAAGGTCTGGCGGACGCGCCACAGCCCGTGGGCCGGGTCCTCCTCGATCTGGAGGAGCTTGGGTCCGCGCGCGTCCGGACCGGTGCCCAGGTCGTCGTACTCGTCCCAGTACCCGTCCATGGCCTCGCCCCAGGCGTCGGCGTCCCAGCCGGACTCGCCGTCCAGCTCGCCCAGCACGTTCACGTGGTCGAGGGCGGCCAGCTCCACCCGGCGGAACATGGCGTTGCGGACCAGGACGCGGAAGGCGCGCGGGTTGGCGGTGACCGGCTTGACCTGGTCCGCCTTCTCCTGGGCCTGCTCCGCCGTCTCCACCTCCGGGTTCGCCAACTGCTCCCACTCGTCCAGCAGGCTGGAGTCGACCTGGCGGACCAGCTCACCGAGCCACTCGATCAGGTCGTAGAGGTCCTCGGACTTGAGGTCGTCGGGGATGGTGTGGTCCAGCGCCTTGAACGCGCCGGCGAGGTACCGCAGCACGATGCCCTCGGTGCGGGCGAGCTCGTAGTAGGACGTGAACTCGGTGAACGTCATCGCGCGTTCGTACATGTCGCGGATGATCGACTTCGGCGACACGGGGTGGTCGCGGACCCACGGATGGCTCTTGGCGTACACGTCGTAGGCGTGGAAGAGGAGCTCGGCCAGGGGCTTGGGATAGGTGACGTCCTGGAGCCGCTCCATCCGCTCCTCGTACTCGATCCCGTCGGCCTTCATCGCACCCACGGCGATGCCGCGTTCCTTGTTCTGCTGGGCGGCCAGGATCTGGCGCGGGTCGTCCAGCGTGGACTCGACGACGGAGACCATGTCCAGCGCGTAGGAGGGGGACTCGGGGTCCAGCAGGTCGAAGGAGGCCAGCGCGAAGGTGGACAGCGGCTGGTTCAGCGCGAAGTCCTGCTGGAGGTCGACGGTGAGCCGGATGGTGCGGCCCTCCGCGTCCGGGGTGTCGAGCTTCTCGACCACACCGCCGTCCAGGAGCGAGCGGTAGATCGCGATGGCGCGGCGGATGTGTCGCAGCTGCGCCTTGCGCGGCTCGTGGTTGTCCTCCAGCAGGTGGCGCATCGCCTGGAAGGCGTCGCCGGGCCGGGCGATGACCGACAGCAGCATGATGTTGGTGACCTTGAAGCGGGAAGTCAGCGGCTCCGGGTCGGCCGCGATGAGCTTCTCGAACGTGGTGTCCGACCAGGCGACGAACCCCTCGGGCGCCTTCTTGCGCACCACCTTGCGCCGCTTCTTCGGGTCGTCGCCCGCCTTCGCGAGGGCCTTCTCGTTCTCGATCACGTGCTCGGGGGCCTGTGCGACCACGTAACCGGCGGTGTCGAAGCCGGCCCGGCCCGCGCGGCCGGCGATCTGGTGGAACTCGCGGGCGCGCAGCGTCCGGACCCGGTTGCCGTCGTACTTGGTGAGCGCGGTGAACAGCACCGTGCGGATCGGGACGTTGACCCCGACGCCCAGGGTGTCGGTACCGCAGATCACCTTCAGCAGACCGGCCTGGGCGAGCTTCTCCACCAGCCGCCGGTACTTCGGCAGCATGCCGGCGTGGTGTACGCCGATCCCGTGCCGCACGTAGCGGGAGAGGTTCTGGCCGAACTTGGTCGTGAAGCGGAAATTGCCGATGAGATCGGCGATCCGGTCCTTCTCCTCGCGCGTGCACATGTTGATGCTCATGAGCGACTGTGCCCGTTCGACGGCCTGGGCCTGGGTGAAGTGCACGATGTACACCGGGGCCTGCCGGGTCTCCAGCAGCTCGGTGATCGTGTCGGTGATCGGCGTGGTGACGTACTCGTAGGAGAGCGGGACCGGCCGGGTCGCGGACCGGACCACCGTGGTCGGCCGCCCCGTGCGGCGCGTCAGGTCCTCCTCGAACCGCTTCATGTCGCCGAGCGTCGCCGACATCAGCACGAACTGCGCCTGGGGCAGCTCCAGCAGCGGGATCTGCCAGGCCCAGCCGCGGTCCGGCTCCGCGTAGAAGTGGAACTCGTCCATCACGACCTGGCCGATGTCGGCGTGCCTGCCGTCGCGCAGGGCGATCGAGGCCAGGACCTCGGCGGTGCAGCAGATCACCGGGGCGTCCGCGTTCACGGAGGCGTCGCCGGTCAGCATGCCCACGTTCTCGGTGCCGAAGAGCTTGCACAGGTCGAAGAACTTCTCCGACACCAGCGCCTTGATGGGCGCGGTGTAGAAGGTGACCTTGTCCTGGGCCAGCGCGGTGAAGTGGGCGCCCGCCGCCACCAGGCTCTTGCCGGAGCCGGTCGGGGTCGAAAGGATCACGTTCGCGCCGGAGACGACCTCGATCAGTGCCTCCTCCTGCGCCGGGTACAGGGTGATGCCCTGCCCCTCGGCCCACGAGGAGAAGGCCTCGAAGAGGGCGTCGGGGTCGGCGTTCGGCGGGAGCTGATCAATGAGGGTCACACCCCCCATCTTGCCTGGCTTCCCCCCGGATCAGGGAACCGGCGGACGTCGCGAAGATCATCGGCGGTACGCTGTGCCGTCGATGAGGCCCGGATGAAACGGTCAACCGGGTCCGACCAGCACACCACCGGGGCGGGGAACGACCATGATGGGTCCGGCGCACTCACTGTCCGGCGCGGCAGCCTGGCTGGGCGTGGGGGCGGCGACGGCGGCCACCGGGTACGCGATGCCGTGGCCCGTTCTCGTCGTCGGCGCCCTGATCTGCGCCGGAGCGGCACTCGCCCCCGACCTCGACCACAAGTCGGCGACGATCTCCCGCGCCTTCGGACCGCTCTCCCGCGGCCTGTGCGAGGTGGTCGACAAGATCTCCTACGCCGTCTACAAGGCCACCCGCTCCCCGCGCGACGCCCGCCGCACCGGCGGCCACCGCACCCTGACGCACACCTGGCTGTGGGCCGTCCTGATCGGCTCCGGCGCCTCCGCCCTGGCCGTCACCGCCGACCGGTGGGGCGTGCTGGCCCTGCTCTTCGTCCACCTCGTGCTCGCCGTCGAGGGCCTGCTCTGGCGGGCGGCCCGGATGTCCAGCGACATCCTCGTCTGGCTGCTCGGCGCCACCAGTGCCTGGATCCTGGCCGGCGTCCTCGATCAGCCGGGCAACGGCGCCGGCTGGCTCTTCGACGCCCCGGGCCAGGAGTACCTCTGGCTCGGCCTGCCGATCATGCTCGGCGCGCTGGTCCACGACATCGGCGACGCGCTGACGGTCTCCGGCTGCCCCGTGCTCTGGCCCCTCCCGATCGCCGGCAAGCGCTGGTACCCGATAGGCCCGCCGAAGATGATGCGCTTCCGCGCCGGCAGCTGGGTGGAGCTCAAGGTCCTGATGCCGGTCTTCCTGCTCCTCGGCGGCTTCGGCGGGGCCTCCGCCCTCGGATTCATCTAGGCCGTCCCATCCGGATCGCGCCGCCCGTCCCGGGCCGGCCGCGCCGCCCGGATCGAGCCGTGGCCCGGCCCCCACCAGCGGGGAACGGGCCACGGGCGTCGCGGACGGCCGGGTCAGCCGTGCCAGGAGCGCCACAGCGACGCGTACGCCCCGTCGGCCGCAACCAGTTCCGCGTGCGACCCCAGCTCGCTGATCCTGCCGCCCTCGACCACCGCGATCACGTCCGCGTCGTGCGCGGTGTGCAGCCGGTGGGCGATCGCGATCACCGTCCGGCCGTCCAGCACGCGGGCCAGCGAACGCTCCAGGTGCCGCGCCGCTCGCGGGTCCAGCAGCGAGGTCGCCTCGTCGAGCACCAGCGTGTGCGGATCGGCCAGCACCAGCCGGGCCAGCGCGACCTGCTGCGCCTGCGCCGGGGTCAGCGCCGTCCCGCCGGAACCGACCTCGGTGTCCAGCCCGGCCGCCAGGGCGCGCGCCCAGCCGTCGGCGTCCACCGAGTCCAGCGCCGCCCACAGCTCGGCGTCCCCGGCGCCCGCACGCGCCAGCCTCAGGTTGTCCCGCAGCGAGCCCACGAACACGTGGTGCTCCTGGTTGACCAGGGCCACGTGCTCGCGCACCCGTTCCGCGGGCATGCGCGACAGCCGGGCCCCGCCGAGCGTGACCTCGCCCGTCCGGGGCGCGTAGATGCCCGCCAGCAGCCGGCCCAGCGTGGACTTGCCCGCGCCCGAGGGCCCGACCAGTGCCATCCGGGTCCCCGGCGGCACCGACATCGACACCCGGTGCAGGACGTCCACGCCCTCGCGGTAGCCGAAGTGCACCTCGTCCGCACGGACCGCCCGGCCCTCCGGCGAGACGGCGGCGTCCCCCGCGTCCGGCTCGATCTCCCGCACGCCCACCAGCCGGGCCAGCGACACCTGCGCGATCTGCAGCTCGTCGTACCAGCGCAGGATCAGACCGATCGGATCGACCATCATCTGGGCCAGCAGCGCGCCCGTGGTCATCTGCCCCACCGACATCCAGCCCCGCAGCACGCAGTAGCCGCCGATGAGCAGCACCGAGCCGAGGATCGTCACGTAGGTGACGTTGATGACGGGGAAGAGGACCGTCCGCAGGTACAGCGTGTAGCGCTCCCAGGCGGTCCACTCCTTGATCCGCCGCTCCGACAGGGCGATCCGGTCCGCTCCGAGGCGGTGCGCCTCGACCGTGCGGCCCGCGTCCACCGTCTCGGTCAGCGCGGCCGCCACCGCCGCGTAACCGGCCGCCTCCGAGCGGTACGCCGACGGCGCCCGGCGGAAGTACCAGCGGCAGCCGATCACCAGCACCGGCAGCGCGACCAGCGCGGCCAGCGCCAGCGGCGGCGCCGTCACCGCGAGCGCCCCGAAGAGCAGCCCCGCCCAGACCACGCCGATGGCCAGCTGCGGCACGGCCTCGCGCATGGCGTTCGCCAGCCGGTCGATGTCGGTGGTGATGCGCGAGAGCAGGTCGCCGGTGCCCGCGCGTTCCAGCACGCCCGGCGGCAGTCCGACCGACCGCACGAGGAAGTCCTCGCGCAGGTCCGCCAGCATCTCTTCGCCCAGCATCGCTCCGCGCAACCGGACCAATCGGACGAAACAGGTCTGCACGCCCAGCGCCAGTGCGAACAGCAGTGCCATCTGCCCCAGGTGCAGCTCACGGGCGCCCGTCGCGAGCTGGTCCACGACCCGGCCCAGCAGGTACGGGCCGACCATGGAGGCGATCACCGCCACCGCGTTGACCGTCACCAGCAGCACGAAGGCCCGCCGGTGGCGCAGGAACAGTCCGCGCACATAGCCCCGGACGGTCGCCGACGTGCCCACGGGCAGGGTCGCGGCCGACTCGGGGGCCGCCGGGTCGTACTCCGGCGGTGCCAGGCCGATCATGCGGATTCCTCGATCTCTGTGAGTACCTCGTCCAGTTCGGTCGGTTCGGGCCGCGCGGCCCGCTGCTCCTCCTCGGTTTCGCGCGTCACCACCGCTCGGTAGAGCGGTTCGCCGTGCAGCAGCTCGCGGTGCGTGCCGATGGCGGCCACCGCGCCCTCGTGGATCAGGACGACCCGGTCGGCGCGGTCCAGCAGCAGCGGCGAGGAGGCCAGCACCACCGTGGTACGGCCTGCGCGCAGCGCCGCCACGCCGTCCGCGATCCGCGCCTCGGTGTGCGAGTCGACCGCCGAGGTCGGCTCGTCGAGCACCAACACCTCCGGGTCGGTGACCAGCGACCGGGCCAGGGCGAGCCGCTGGCGCTGGCCGCCCGAGAGCGACCGGCCGCGCTCGGTGATCCGCGCGTCCATCGGGTCGTCCACCCCGTCCGGAGCCGCCTGCAGCAGCGCGTCCAGCACGTCGCCGCACTGGGCCGCGCCCAGCGCGGCGTCCGGCTCGACCGCCCCGGAAGCCGGTACGTCGAACAGGTCGCGCAGGGTCCCCGACAGCAGCACCGGCTCCTTGTCCTGGACGAGGACCAGCGTGCGCGCGGTGTCCAGCGCGAGCTCGTCCAGCGCGACCCCGCCCAGCAGTACGGACGGCTCCGCTGGCCCGCCCGCCTCCGCGTCCATCGGATGGCCGCCCAGCCGCTCCGCCAGCCGCCCCGCCAGGTCCGGGTCCCCGCACACCACGGCGGTGAACCGGCCCGCCGCAACCAGCAGCCCGGTCGCCGGGTCGTACAGGTCCCCACCGGGAGCGGGGACGGAAGCGGGAACGGGCACTCCGGCGGCCGCGGGCCGCTCGGCGGCGGCGTCCGTACGGGTCAGGGACAGCACCCGGGCGGCACGCTGCGCGGAGGGGCGCGAGAAGGAGTAGGCCATCGCGATCTCCTCGAAGTGCCTCAGCGGGTACAGCAGCGTGGCCACCGCGCTGAAGACCGCGACGAGCTGGCCCACCGCGATGCGGCCGTCCAGGACCAGCGCCGCGCCGTACCAGACGACCGTGATCAGCAGCGCACCCGGCAGGAGCACCTGGATCGCGGAGATCAGCGCCCACATCCGGGCGCTGCGCACCGCGGCCTCGCGGACCTCCTGGGAGGCCTCGCGGTAACGGCCGAGGAACAGCTCCTCGCCGCCGATGCCGCGCAGGACCCGCAGACCCGCGACCGTGTCGGAGGCCAGCTCGGTGGCCTTGCCCGCCTTCTCCCGCTGGAAGTCGGCGCGTCTGGTGGCCCGGGGCAGCAACGGCAGCGCCGCCAGGGCGACCAGGGGCACGCCGATCGCCACGACCACGCCGAGTTCGGGGGCGTAGAAGAGCAGTCCGACGCAGACGAGCACGACGGTGACGGCGGCGGCGAGGAAGCGGGAGACCGCCTCGACGAACCAGCCGATCTTCTCCACGTCACCGGTGGACACGGCCACCACCTCGCCCGCGGCGACCCGCCGGGTCAGGGCCGAACCCAGCTCGGCGGTCTTGCGCGCGAGCAGTTGCTGCACGCGCGCCGCCGCGGTGATCCAGTTGGTGACGGCGGTGCGGTGGAGCATGGCGTCGCCGAGGGAGATGGCCGCGCCGAGCAGGACGACCAGGCCGCCCACGAGCAGCAGCCGGGTGGCATCGCGGTCGACGGCCGCGTCGATGCCCGTGCCCACCGCGTACGGCAGCCCCGCGATGCCGGAGAAGTGCAGCATGCCCCAGCACAGGCTCTTCGCCTGTCCGCCGAGTTGGCCGCGACCCAGCCACACGAGG
Above is a window of Streptomyces subrutilus DNA encoding:
- a CDS encoding acyl-CoA thioesterase, coding for MTNPAERLVDLLDLEQIEVNIFRGVSPQESLQRVFGGQVAGQALVAAGRTTESDRPVHSLHAYFLRPGIPGVPIVYQVERVRDGRSFTTRRVTAVQQGKTIFNLTASFHHPEEGGIEHQLPPRVEFPHPDTLPKVADEIREHLGALPEALERMARRQPFDIRYVDRLRWSPEELKDADPRSAVWMRAVGPLGDDPLVHTCALTYASDMTLLDAVRIPVEPLWGMRGFDMASLDHAMWFHRPFRADEWFLYDQESPIAHGGRGLARGRIYDLEGRLLVSVVQEGLFRPYPARPAAPSEPSSEN
- a CDS encoding GTP-binding protein, with amino-acid sequence MKILVAGGFGVGKTTLVGAVSEIRPLRTEEVLSEAGELVDDTAGVGRKTTTTVAMDFGRITIRSGLALYLFGTPGQDRFWFLWDELARGALGAVVLADTRRLADCFPAVDYFEHRRIPFVVAVNRFTGERSYGVCDVARALDLEQGTPVLLCDARDQESGRDVLIRLVEYAGRVCAARLLDSVEPRADSV
- a CDS encoding YchJ family protein; its protein translation is MPTPALPCPCGLPAAYPECCGRFHSGAGRAPTAERLMRSRFSAFAVGDAAYLMRSWHSSTRPDRLDLEPGQRWERLEILATERGGMFETEGAVEFRAHYREGGHTGSLHEHSAFSREDGAWVYVGPLSPVDFD
- a CDS encoding roadblock/LC7 domain-containing protein, whose amino-acid sequence is MALDKQLDWLLDDLTRRVQQVRHAVVLSNDGLVTGASAGLAREDAEHLAAVAAGLQSLAKGSGRHFRAGEVRQTMVEYDEGVLFVMAAGAGSCLCVLSASEADIGQVAYEMTLLVNRVGEHLGVAERRTTGG
- a CDS encoding PPOX class F420-dependent oxidoreductase: MAKKMTEEEWRAFVSRSTRTGKLSTVRADGSPHIAPVWFVLDGDSFVFNTGEDTVKGRNLARDGRVALCVDDDRPPFSYVVLQGRAEISGHADGADEMLAWATRIGARYMGEERAEAFGRRNAVPGELLVRVRIDKVIATAGVAD
- a CDS encoding oxygenase MpaB family protein, which gives rise to MQRYDRLREILRLDPDRDFLAIYRLTATYEFPWDFTRALELALFRTYAVPSIGSLLARTAEFTDRAQRRYDDTALLLDAVVEHGFESDTARTAIRRVNQMHRSYDISNEEMRYVLSTFVVIPARWLDAYGWRPLTHHERRAAARYYATLGRHMGITDIPDTFEEFEATLDAYEKAWFGWDEGGRKVADSTLDLMASWYPAPLAPAVRGAGRALLDDPLLDAFRYDRPDPRVRRLVRGALRLRGRAVRLLPPRGTPHYARQNREVKSYPGGYDVGELGTFPLAASGGCPVPHPRRPSGAEAQPPA
- a CDS encoding class I SAM-dependent methyltransferase → MNEDHTHVQEFFGPRAADWDRKFPGDGPSFTAAVAESGLRPGDRVLDAGCGTGRALPALRAAVGPGGAVLGADLTPQMLAAAQRAGRAADGALLLADVARLPLRDGALDAVFAAGLIAHLPDPGANLRELARVVRPGGRLALFHPIGRAALAARHGRELTSQDLRAEHNLRPLLAGSGWDLVSYADEDARFLVLSVRRA
- a CDS encoding DUF6397 family protein produces the protein MTHRETAPREGTAARMRTRSGRSARGDAALTGAVFKAVAAGAHMTADAPGAVRTDASAPARADASAEGPVEPWWGGVRAAAALGLSRTEFARAVQLGIVRVGPPAPAGGGARYARAELDRVRAAEGPPEALRERLATVAGAEAAAAVLKVGPSRFTRLARCGHVVPVGYRINRYRAVVWLYLAAELREFAAREPELLRGVAPAADRELMAARGDLRPRTWRGRHVGLLLRRTADPWERAAVLASVLPEDEVREAAPDPAERIVLAALAPPPPYGHPQVPVAAAVAQGLLKALPPEEVRRYRGDLDLALRGARGQSKSTGDRGPT